In Rhodothermus marinus DSM 4252, a single genomic region encodes these proteins:
- a CDS encoding TrpB-like pyridoxal phosphate-dependent enzyme — translation MEESVKILLPESELPTHWYNLNADLGALGVELPPVLHPGTKQPVGPADLAPLFPEALIAQEVSTERYIEIPEPVRDIYRLWRPTPLFRARRWEKALDTPARIYYKYEGVSPTGSHKPNTAVPQVYYNAQEGVRRITTETGAGQWGSALSFACQVFGLECKVYMVRVSYEQKPYRRVLMQAWGAAVVPSPSTETEAGRRVLAEDPDSTGSLGIAISEAVEEAATRNDTKYALGSVLNHVLLHQTVIGQEVIRQLERAGADWPDVIVGCVGGGSNFAGFAFPFLAERVRSGRTTRIVAVEPTAAPSLTRGVYAYDFGDTARLTPLVKMYTLGHDFIPAPIHAGGLRYHGMSPQVSALYAAGLIEARSVPQNPMFAAALSFARSEGIVPAPEAGHAVWGAMQEALAAREAGEARTIVFNLCGHGHFDLSAYEAYLAGKLEDYEYPEEAVRKSLEALPQID, via the coding sequence ATGGAAGAATCGGTAAAAATCCTGCTCCCGGAGTCGGAGCTGCCCACCCACTGGTACAATCTGAATGCCGATCTGGGCGCACTGGGCGTCGAATTGCCGCCCGTGCTGCATCCCGGCACGAAGCAGCCGGTGGGACCGGCCGATCTGGCCCCGCTGTTTCCCGAAGCGCTCATCGCTCAGGAGGTGAGCACCGAACGCTACATCGAGATTCCCGAGCCCGTGCGCGACATCTACCGGCTCTGGCGGCCCACGCCGCTCTTTCGCGCCCGCCGCTGGGAAAAGGCGCTCGACACGCCCGCCCGCATCTACTACAAGTACGAAGGCGTGAGTCCCACGGGTAGCCACAAGCCCAACACGGCCGTCCCGCAGGTCTACTACAACGCGCAGGAAGGCGTGCGGCGCATCACGACGGAGACCGGCGCCGGGCAGTGGGGAAGCGCGCTGAGCTTCGCCTGTCAGGTGTTCGGGCTGGAGTGCAAGGTGTACATGGTGCGCGTGAGCTACGAGCAGAAGCCCTATCGTCGCGTGCTCATGCAGGCCTGGGGTGCGGCGGTGGTGCCGAGCCCGAGCACCGAGACGGAAGCCGGCCGCCGTGTGCTGGCCGAAGACCCCGACAGCACGGGCAGTCTGGGCATCGCCATCAGCGAGGCCGTCGAGGAAGCGGCCACGCGCAACGACACGAAGTACGCGCTGGGCAGTGTGCTCAACCACGTGCTGCTGCACCAGACGGTCATCGGGCAGGAGGTGATCCGCCAGCTCGAACGGGCCGGCGCCGACTGGCCCGACGTGATCGTCGGTTGCGTGGGCGGCGGGAGCAACTTTGCAGGCTTTGCCTTTCCGTTCCTGGCGGAACGCGTGCGCTCCGGCCGTACGACGCGCATCGTGGCCGTTGAACCGACGGCTGCCCCTTCGCTGACGCGGGGCGTCTATGCCTACGATTTCGGTGACACGGCCCGGCTGACGCCGCTCGTGAAGATGTACACGCTCGGGCACGACTTCATCCCGGCGCCCATTCATGCCGGCGGCCTGCGCTACCACGGGATGAGTCCGCAGGTGAGCGCGCTCTATGCGGCCGGGTTGATCGAAGCGCGGAGTGTGCCCCAGAATCCGATGTTTGCGGCGGCGCTGAGCTTTGCGCGCAGCGAAGGGATCGTGCCGGCGCCGGAAGCCGGGCATGCCGTCTGGGGGGCCATGCAGGAGGCCCTGGCGGCTCGCGAAGCCGGCGAGGCGCGCACGATCGTCTTCAACCTGTGCGGCCACGGACACTTCGATCTGAGCGCCTACGAGGCCTATCTGGCCGGTAAGCTCGAAGACTACGAGTACCCGGAAGAGGCCGTCCGCAAGAGCCTGGAGGCACTGCCGCAGATCGACTGA
- a CDS encoding phosphohydrolase yields MEPEKKPESLSAEAADEAAEKVAAEAPVYRDVTHRFPDWKAVSAKQLELDRALLSRTEGRVHTLLSHLLVDRTVHHYLSYANAVSVRRLGYNDHGPVHARIVTYNALKILRLLHESGILPSIEAEEVGTYEDAQVAVALAAFLHDAGMGITREGHEQWALTLVDPFIQHYLSLVYAEGDPMIAVLRALVHECIVGHMGNVRIHSVEAGVVLVADGTDMAHGRSRIPRMINRDPMIGDIHRYSASAIVRVHIGPGERKPVRIAAYMEHVTGLFQVEEVLMHKVKASPIMQHLEVCAYVGNDPPRFYLR; encoded by the coding sequence ATGGAACCGGAAAAGAAGCCGGAATCGCTCTCGGCCGAAGCCGCCGACGAAGCGGCCGAAAAGGTGGCGGCCGAAGCACCTGTGTACCGGGACGTCACGCACCGCTTCCCCGACTGGAAAGCCGTCAGCGCCAAGCAGCTTGAGCTGGATCGGGCATTGCTGAGCCGCACCGAAGGGCGGGTGCATACGTTGCTGTCGCATCTGCTGGTCGATCGCACGGTGCACCATTACCTGAGCTATGCCAATGCGGTCTCGGTGCGGCGGCTGGGCTACAACGATCACGGACCGGTCCACGCACGCATCGTTACCTACAACGCGCTGAAGATTCTGCGCCTGCTTCATGAAAGCGGCATTCTGCCCTCGATCGAAGCCGAAGAGGTGGGCACCTACGAGGATGCCCAGGTGGCCGTGGCGCTGGCCGCCTTTCTGCACGATGCCGGTATGGGTATCACGCGTGAGGGGCACGAGCAGTGGGCGCTGACGCTGGTCGATCCGTTCATCCAGCACTATCTGTCGCTGGTCTATGCCGAGGGCGATCCCATGATCGCCGTGCTGCGGGCGCTGGTGCACGAATGCATCGTGGGGCACATGGGCAACGTCCGCATCCACAGCGTCGAGGCCGGCGTGGTGCTGGTGGCCGACGGGACCGACATGGCGCACGGGCGCTCACGCATTCCGCGCATGATCAACCGCGATCCCATGATCGGCGACATCCACCGCTACTCGGCCAGCGCCATCGTGCGCGTGCATATCGGTCCGGGCGAGCGCAAACCCGTGCGTATTGCCGCCTACATGGAGCACGTGACCGGGCTGTTTCAGGTCGAAGAGGTGCTCATGCACAAGGTGAAGGCTTCGCCGATCATGCAGCACCTGGAGGTCTGCGCCTATGTGGGCAACGATCCGCCGCGCTTCTATCTGCGCTGA
- a CDS encoding 30S ribosomal protein S1: MADEQKQEQATQVSEMPETPEKPQEEAPQPEAETATTPEAAQPEAAETPEATGAPVAEAEAEPEPVAEAPAQKTRPVLGFKGEITGPVVKLEDLEKQQEAREVDPFHEQLLRQIEESFTTVNEGEIVKGRILAVGEKEVIIDIGFKSTGIVSRNEFGDAEIKPGDEVEVFVERLEDAQGQLVLSKLKADRVRRWERVEDAYYNEKVIEGTIVRRVKGGMIAEIFDGLEAFLPGSQIDVRPVRDFDAYIGKRMEFKIVKINPANENVVVSHRALLEKELQKQREEILSKMEPGQVLEGTVKNITDFGVFIDLGGVDGLLHITDLSWGRVSHPSELVQLGQKLNVVVLDYDKERQRISLGLKQLQPHPWENIDEKYKEGDVVEGKVVSITDYGAFVELEKGIEGLVHISEMSWTDHIKHPSQKVSLGQLVKVKILNIDREGRKISLGMKQLEPNPWEGLSKRYPPGTVLRGKVRKITNFGVFVEIEPGIDGLVHISDLSWTRRIQHPSEVVKEGEELDVVVLEVDEENRRISLGHKQVQTNPWNDFATVYAEGTDHKARVVRIEDNGLVVELPLGVEAFVPAGELKHSKNFQEFYHVGDELELRVVRFSAADREIVMSEVAKERAEEEAQRAEEERRRREERKQQEKAVKEYQRKAVTGPTTLGELSGLEDLKAQLEAAEKAAQEASAETEEAPEQPAAEAQAPEAETGEEPSDETSEDKKD, from the coding sequence ATGGCAGACGAACAGAAGCAGGAACAGGCAACCCAGGTCTCTGAAATGCCAGAGACGCCCGAAAAACCGCAGGAGGAAGCACCGCAGCCTGAAGCAGAAACGGCTACGACACCCGAAGCGGCCCAGCCTGAGGCCGCCGAAACACCGGAGGCCACCGGGGCTCCGGTAGCCGAGGCCGAAGCCGAACCGGAGCCTGTGGCTGAAGCCCCGGCGCAGAAGACGCGTCCGGTCCTTGGCTTCAAGGGCGAGATCACCGGCCCGGTCGTGAAGCTGGAAGACCTTGAAAAGCAGCAAGAAGCGCGCGAGGTCGATCCCTTCCACGAGCAGCTCCTCCGGCAGATCGAAGAGAGCTTCACGACCGTTAACGAGGGCGAGATCGTCAAGGGCCGCATTCTGGCCGTCGGCGAGAAGGAGGTCATCATCGACATCGGCTTCAAGAGCACCGGCATCGTCTCGCGCAACGAGTTTGGCGACGCGGAGATCAAGCCGGGCGACGAGGTAGAGGTCTTCGTCGAAAGGCTGGAGGACGCGCAGGGTCAGCTCGTGCTGTCGAAGCTCAAGGCCGATCGCGTCCGGCGCTGGGAGCGTGTCGAGGACGCCTACTACAACGAAAAGGTCATCGAGGGTACGATCGTGCGCCGCGTCAAGGGCGGCATGATCGCCGAAATCTTCGATGGCCTGGAAGCCTTCCTGCCGGGTTCTCAGATCGACGTGCGGCCCGTGCGCGACTTCGACGCCTACATCGGCAAACGCATGGAGTTCAAGATCGTCAAGATCAACCCGGCCAACGAAAACGTCGTCGTCTCGCACCGGGCCCTGCTCGAGAAAGAGCTCCAGAAGCAGCGCGAGGAGATTCTCTCGAAGATGGAGCCCGGTCAGGTGCTCGAAGGCACCGTCAAGAATATCACGGACTTCGGCGTCTTCATCGACCTGGGCGGCGTCGACGGCCTGCTGCACATCACGGACCTCTCCTGGGGTCGCGTTTCGCATCCGTCGGAACTGGTGCAGCTCGGCCAGAAGCTCAACGTCGTCGTCCTCGACTACGACAAGGAGCGCCAGCGTATCTCGCTGGGTCTGAAGCAGCTCCAGCCCCATCCCTGGGAGAACATCGACGAGAAGTACAAGGAAGGCGACGTGGTCGAGGGCAAGGTGGTCTCCATCACGGACTACGGCGCCTTCGTCGAGCTGGAGAAGGGGATCGAGGGGCTGGTGCACATCTCCGAGATGAGCTGGACCGACCACATCAAGCACCCGAGTCAGAAGGTCTCGCTTGGCCAGCTCGTCAAGGTGAAGATTCTGAACATCGACCGCGAGGGCCGGAAGATCTCGCTCGGCATGAAGCAGCTGGAGCCCAACCCGTGGGAGGGGCTCTCCAAGCGCTACCCGCCGGGCACGGTGCTGCGCGGCAAGGTCCGCAAGATCACCAACTTCGGCGTCTTCGTCGAGATCGAGCCGGGCATCGACGGACTCGTCCACATCAGCGACCTGTCGTGGACGCGCCGCATCCAGCACCCGAGCGAAGTGGTCAAGGAAGGGGAGGAGCTGGATGTCGTGGTGCTGGAGGTCGATGAGGAAAACCGGCGCATCTCGCTGGGCCACAAGCAGGTGCAGACGAACCCGTGGAACGACTTCGCCACGGTCTATGCGGAAGGCACCGACCATAAGGCCAGAGTGGTGCGGATTGAAGACAACGGTCTGGTGGTCGAGCTTCCGCTGGGCGTCGAGGCCTTCGTGCCGGCCGGCGAGCTCAAGCACAGCAAGAACTTCCAGGAGTTCTACCACGTGGGAGACGAGCTGGAGCTGCGCGTGGTCCGTTTCAGCGCCGCCGACCGGGAGATCGTCATGAGCGAGGTGGCCAAGGAGCGCGCCGAAGAGGAGGCGCAGCGGGCCGAAGAGGAACGGCGTCGCCGCGAAGAGCGCAAGCAGCAGGAAAAGGCCGTCAAGGAGTACCAGCGCAAGGCGGTCACCGGACCCACCACGTTGGGTGAGCTCAGCGGCCTGGAAGACCTGAAGGCACAGCTCGAAGCGGCCGAGAAGGCGGCGCAGGAGGCATCGGCCGAGACGGAAGAAGCTCCCGAACAGCCGGCCGCCGAGGCGCAGGCCCCTGAGGCCGAAACCGGGGAAGAGCCTTCGGACGAGACCTCCGAAGACAAGAAAGACTGA